In Serratia marcescens subsp. marcescens ATCC 13880, a single genomic region encodes these proteins:
- the copA gene encoding copper-exporting P-type ATPase CopA, translated as MSHTTMLALQGLSCMNCAQRVKKALESRSDVEQAEVNVHYAKVTGDAPDSALIDSVIAAGYQAEVAPHADTELQLSGLSCMHCVGTTRKALEAVPGVFAADVAIDSAKVYGDADPQTLIAAVEDAGYHASVAGAAAPKTEPLTDATPSLPDVQPAAQPSLPATDSADDSVQLLLSGMTCASCVNKVQLALQSVPGVEHARVNLAERSALVTGAADAQALVAAVEKAGYGAEMIQDETERRERQQQTARANMKRFSWQAALGLALGIPLMAWGLFGGSMTLTPETQRPWLLVGVITLAVMVFAGGHFYRNAWRALMNGSATMDTLVALGTGAAWLYSIAVNIWPDFFPMAARHLYYEASAMIIGLINLGHALEQRARQRSSQALERLLDLTPPTARQVTDDGERDIPLAEVQLGMTLRLTTGDRVPVDGEIEQGEVWLDEAMLTGEAVPQQKGPGDTVHAGTVVDDGSVLFRAAAIGSQTTLARIIKLVRQAQSSKPAIGQLADRVSAVFVPAVVAIALFSAAMWYFFGPQPQLVYTLVIATTVLIIACPCALGLATPMSIISGVGRAAEFGVLVRDADALQQASQLDTLVFDKTGTLTEGKPQVVEILTFNQVSEQQAIGWAAALEQGSNHPLARAIMERAAGQTLPQVAQFRTLRGAGVSGEIDGVQVLLGNAALLEQHQVVTAELEAPMRAQAERGVTPVLLAVDGKPAALFAIRDPLREDSVAALQRLHQQGYQLVMLTGDNPVTANAIAKEAGIDRVIAGVLPDGKAAAIKQLQAQGQRVAMVGDGINDAPALAQADVGIAMGGGSDIAIETAAITLMRHSLHGVADAVELSKATLRNMKQNLFGAFIYNTLGIPIAAGVLYPLTGTLLSPVVAGAAMALSSITVVSNANRLLRFKPRK; from the coding sequence ATGTCACACACCACTATGCTGGCATTGCAGGGGCTGTCCTGCATGAACTGCGCGCAGCGGGTGAAAAAAGCCCTGGAAAGCCGCAGCGATGTCGAACAGGCGGAGGTTAACGTCCATTACGCCAAAGTGACCGGCGACGCACCGGACAGCGCGCTGATCGACAGCGTGATCGCCGCCGGTTATCAGGCCGAAGTCGCGCCGCACGCCGATACCGAACTGCAGCTGAGCGGTCTGAGCTGCATGCACTGCGTCGGCACCACCCGCAAGGCGCTGGAGGCGGTGCCGGGCGTATTCGCCGCCGACGTCGCTATCGACAGCGCGAAAGTGTATGGCGATGCCGATCCGCAAACGCTGATCGCCGCGGTGGAAGATGCCGGTTATCACGCCAGCGTAGCAGGCGCCGCCGCCCCAAAAACTGAGCCGTTGACTGACGCAACACCTTCGTTGCCGGACGTTCAGCCAGCGGCGCAACCTTCCCTTCCGGCAACCGACAGCGCGGACGACAGCGTACAGCTGCTGCTCAGCGGCATGACCTGCGCCAGCTGCGTCAATAAAGTGCAGCTGGCGCTGCAAAGCGTACCCGGCGTAGAGCACGCGCGCGTCAACCTGGCGGAACGCAGCGCGCTGGTGACCGGCGCCGCCGATGCGCAAGCGCTGGTGGCGGCGGTGGAAAAAGCCGGCTACGGCGCCGAGATGATTCAGGACGAGACCGAACGCCGCGAGCGCCAGCAGCAGACCGCACGCGCCAACATGAAGCGCTTTAGCTGGCAGGCGGCGCTCGGTCTGGCGTTGGGTATCCCGCTGATGGCCTGGGGGCTGTTCGGCGGCAGCATGACGCTGACGCCGGAAACTCAGCGCCCCTGGCTGCTGGTCGGCGTCATCACCCTGGCGGTGATGGTGTTCGCCGGCGGGCACTTCTACCGCAACGCCTGGCGCGCGCTGATGAACGGCAGCGCTACCATGGACACCCTGGTGGCGCTCGGCACCGGCGCCGCCTGGCTTTATTCGATCGCCGTCAACATTTGGCCCGATTTCTTCCCGATGGCGGCGCGCCACCTCTATTACGAGGCCAGCGCGATGATCATCGGTTTGATCAACCTCGGCCATGCGCTGGAGCAGCGCGCCCGTCAGCGCTCTTCACAGGCGCTGGAGCGGCTGCTGGATCTGACGCCGCCCACCGCGCGCCAGGTGACCGACGACGGCGAGCGCGATATCCCGCTGGCGGAGGTGCAGCTCGGCATGACGCTGCGGCTGACCACCGGCGATCGCGTGCCGGTCGACGGTGAAATCGAGCAGGGCGAAGTCTGGCTCGATGAAGCGATGCTGACCGGCGAAGCGGTGCCGCAGCAGAAAGGCCCCGGCGATACGGTGCATGCCGGGACGGTGGTCGACGACGGCAGCGTGCTGTTCCGCGCCGCCGCCATCGGCAGCCAAACCACGCTGGCGCGCATCATCAAACTGGTGCGTCAGGCGCAGAGCAGTAAACCGGCGATCGGCCAACTGGCCGACCGCGTCTCGGCGGTGTTCGTGCCGGCGGTGGTGGCGATCGCGCTGTTCAGCGCGGCGATGTGGTACTTCTTCGGCCCGCAGCCGCAGCTGGTCTATACGCTGGTGATCGCCACCACGGTGCTGATCATCGCCTGCCCGTGCGCATTGGGCCTGGCAACGCCGATGTCGATCATCTCCGGCGTCGGCCGCGCGGCGGAGTTCGGCGTGCTGGTGCGCGACGCCGACGCCCTGCAGCAGGCCAGCCAGCTGGACACCCTGGTGTTCGACAAAACCGGCACCCTGACCGAAGGGAAACCGCAGGTGGTGGAGATCCTCACCTTCAATCAGGTCAGCGAACAGCAGGCGATCGGCTGGGCCGCCGCGCTGGAACAAGGCTCCAACCACCCGCTGGCGCGCGCCATCATGGAACGCGCCGCCGGGCAAACGCTGCCGCAGGTAGCGCAGTTCCGCACCCTGCGCGGCGCCGGCGTCAGCGGGGAGATCGACGGCGTTCAGGTGCTGCTGGGCAACGCCGCGCTGCTGGAGCAGCATCAGGTCGTGACCGCCGAACTGGAAGCGCCGATGCGCGCCCAGGCCGAACGCGGCGTGACGCCGGTGCTGCTGGCCGTGGACGGTAAACCGGCCGCGCTGTTCGCCATTCGCGATCCGCTGCGCGAGGACAGCGTCGCGGCGCTGCAGCGCCTGCACCAACAGGGGTATCAGTTGGTGATGCTGACCGGCGACAACCCGGTAACCGCCAACGCCATCGCCAAAGAGGCCGGTATCGATCGGGTGATTGCCGGCGTGCTGCCGGACGGCAAAGCGGCGGCGATCAAGCAGCTGCAGGCGCAGGGCCAGCGCGTGGCGATGGTCGGCGACGGCATCAACGACGCCCCGGCGCTGGCGCAGGCCGACGTGGGCATCGCGATGGGCGGCGGCAGCGACATCGCCATCGAGACCGCCGCCATCACCCTGATGCGCCACAGCCTGCACGGCGTGGCGGATGCGGTGGAACTGTCGAAGGCCACGCTGCGCAACATGAAGCAGAACCTGTTCGGCGCCTTTATCTACAATACGCTGGGCATCCCGATCGCCGCCGGCGTGCTCTACCCTCTGACCGGCACGCTGCTCAGCCCGGTGGTGGCGGGCGCGGCGATGGCGCTGTCGTCCATTACCGTGGTCAGCAACGCCAACCGGCTGCTGCGTTTTAAACCCAGGAAATGA
- a CDS encoding DUF1295 domain-containing protein — protein MNVWIALAVVLLILALLAFITSRGAQDTRPMFLWGFNAMGPVTLVYCYFGEGDLSHKALILLMVGLYLLRMNIVLTRWYGNTAAAKLKDVMPTQQVPWLAVMMVMIFGGLYCLPFYWASQLQGTWGALQWLAIGVYLIGTLFHFGSDYQKRRFKQDPNNKGRLLNSGFWGLARHPNYFGDFLIFVSFGLLAGNLFGLIAPLTNLVQYFADAIPKSEKMAEKRYGEVWRNYKRQVKCFIPFVL, from the coding sequence ATGAATGTATGGATTGCTTTGGCCGTTGTTTTGTTGATCCTTGCCCTGCTGGCGTTTATTACCAGCCGCGGCGCCCAGGACACTCGCCCGATGTTCCTGTGGGGGTTCAACGCCATGGGGCCGGTTACCCTGGTCTATTGCTATTTCGGCGAGGGCGATCTGAGCCACAAAGCCCTGATCCTTCTTATGGTCGGCCTGTACCTGCTGCGCATGAACATCGTGCTGACACGTTGGTACGGCAACACCGCCGCGGCCAAACTCAAGGACGTGATGCCCACGCAGCAGGTGCCCTGGCTGGCGGTGATGATGGTCATGATCTTCGGCGGCCTGTACTGCCTGCCCTTTTACTGGGCCAGCCAACTGCAGGGGACGTGGGGCGCGCTGCAATGGCTGGCCATTGGGGTCTACCTGATAGGCACGCTGTTCCACTTCGGCAGCGATTATCAAAAACGGCGCTTCAAACAGGATCCGAACAATAAAGGCCGGTTGCTGAACAGTGGCTTTTGGGGATTGGCGCGCCATCCGAATTATTTCGGCGACTTTCTTATTTTCGTCAGCTTCGGGCTGCTTGCCGGCAACCTGTTTGGCCTGATCGCACCGCTGACTAACCTGGTGCAGTATTTCGCCGACGCCATTCCCAAAAGCGAGAAAATGGCCGAGAAGCGCTACGGCGAGGTCTGGCGCAACTATAAACGTCAGGTTAAGTGTTTCATTCCTTTCGTGCTGTAA
- a CDS encoding prodigiosin biosynthesis protein PigM — protein MTQDLFAAALQQAVDIARQAPSSHNCQPWSLHYDADARCGRLAIDRRRALQSLPSLEREMLMSCGIFFEYLSALLNCAGSPLAWRWENGPTHLLSFAPAAPAAPDRAAHRQLAQLIGERHTARAAYQPTPINEAQRMQLQTLFDGTASSLSIAGDERARRRVAQLTARHAALDFSDRQAWRETYQYIRFNERQPTDDGFHLHHLFGPVSPAFKRFFQVAFHPRLSRLATGLRLPAYMAQGLAQRVAEGPQYLALCLNDESAEHLFATGMRLGRLWLTLQHWGWGLHPISVLVQHAEARRELAATLALSAPPVFFARFGHLQQWGSAAPRRSWQSILTAPPSGEYAHSGNDSP, from the coding sequence ATGACCCAAGACCTTTTCGCCGCGGCGCTGCAACAGGCCGTGGACATCGCGCGGCAGGCGCCCTCTTCACACAACTGTCAACCCTGGTCTCTCCACTATGACGCCGACGCCCGATGTGGCCGGTTGGCTATCGACCGCCGTCGCGCCTTGCAGAGCCTGCCTTCGCTGGAACGCGAGATGCTGATGAGCTGCGGGATTTTCTTCGAGTACCTCAGCGCGCTGCTCAACTGTGCAGGCTCGCCTCTCGCCTGGCGTTGGGAGAATGGCCCCACGCATTTACTGAGCTTTGCCCCCGCCGCGCCTGCCGCGCCCGATCGCGCCGCCCATCGCCAATTGGCGCAGCTGATCGGCGAGCGGCATACCGCACGGGCGGCCTATCAGCCTACGCCAATCAATGAAGCGCAGCGGATGCAGCTGCAGACCTTGTTCGACGGAACGGCGAGTTCACTCAGTATCGCAGGTGACGAACGCGCTCGCCGTCGGGTCGCGCAGCTCACCGCTCGTCACGCCGCGCTCGATTTCTCGGATCGCCAAGCCTGGCGGGAAACCTATCAATACATCCGCTTCAACGAACGGCAGCCTACCGACGACGGTTTTCACCTGCACCACCTGTTTGGCCCGGTATCCCCAGCATTCAAGCGCTTCTTTCAAGTGGCGTTTCATCCTCGCTTAAGCCGGCTGGCGACCGGGCTGCGCCTGCCGGCTTATATGGCGCAAGGGCTGGCGCAACGCGTCGCGGAAGGCCCGCAATACCTGGCGCTGTGTCTGAACGACGAAAGTGCCGAGCACCTGTTCGCCACCGGCATGCGGCTTGGGCGTCTGTGGCTCACGCTGCAACACTGGGGTTGGGGATTGCATCCGATCAGCGTTCTGGTGCAACACGCCGAGGCGCGTCGCGAGCTCGCAGCAACCCTGGCGCTCAGCGCTCCCCCGGTGTTTTTTGCCCGCTTCGGCCACCTGCAACAATGGGGCAGCGCAGCGCCCAGACGCAGTTGGCAAAGCATTTTGACCGCGCCGCCATCCGGCGAATACGCGCACTCGGGGAACGATTCCCCCTAA
- a CDS encoding 4'-phosphopantetheinyl transferase superfamily protein, translating into MVIELSVAPRIVIALGGAHRCAAVRGLRPLSAVKNLARAQAVALLNWTWCQGHATGFTLRHEASGQPFGEHLLLGRRHVSLSHSLAWYASATGDIPLGIDLQYYRPFSGAALRWAFSEAEQRLGRIQACAVWAIREAFLKSHGRGLPYELRTIGIDWRTGLVSSADGSLPSRRFWLWRSLDWTCALCFPAEESMSFRANVTVFSLPTPSAFGALS; encoded by the coding sequence ATGGTTATCGAGCTTAGCGTGGCGCCGCGTATCGTCATCGCCCTGGGCGGCGCCCACCGCTGCGCCGCCGTTCGGGGATTGCGGCCTCTGTCGGCGGTGAAAAACCTCGCGCGGGCGCAGGCCGTCGCGCTGCTGAACTGGACATGGTGCCAGGGGCACGCAACCGGCTTTACGCTGCGCCATGAGGCGAGTGGACAACCGTTCGGCGAACACCTCCTGCTGGGACGCCGCCACGTTTCCCTCAGCCATTCGCTTGCCTGGTACGCCAGCGCCACCGGCGATATCCCGCTCGGCATCGATCTGCAGTATTATCGCCCCTTCTCCGGCGCGGCGCTGCGCTGGGCCTTTAGCGAGGCGGAACAGCGATTGGGACGCATACAGGCCTGCGCCGTCTGGGCCATTCGCGAAGCATTTTTAAAAAGCCACGGCCGCGGTCTGCCCTACGAATTGCGGACGATCGGCATCGACTGGCGCACCGGGTTGGTCTCAAGCGCCGACGGCAGTTTGCCGAGCAGACGCTTCTGGCTGTGGCGCAGCCTGGACTGGACATGCGCACTCTGCTTTCCGGCGGAGGAGAGCATGTCGTTCAGAGCGAACGTTACCGTATTTTCCCTGCCCACCCCTTCCGCTTTCGGAGCCTTATCATGA
- a CDS encoding RedY-like protein, translating to MHIIVHKIRLKDIAHRAAFRDWVETTDYQACRHLDAVRAFDVIEVSPSAEAPFHFIEIIQLNSLKMFEREMQTPLFQSLVERFNQLAEVVDEISGERIADGYRA from the coding sequence ATGCACATTATCGTCCATAAGATTCGGCTAAAAGACATCGCCCACCGCGCCGCGTTTCGCGACTGGGTGGAGACGACCGATTACCAGGCTTGCCGCCACCTCGACGCGGTACGCGCCTTCGATGTCATCGAAGTCAGCCCTTCGGCGGAGGCGCCGTTTCACTTTATCGAAATCATTCAGCTGAACTCGCTGAAAATGTTCGAGCGCGAGATGCAAACCCCGCTGTTTCAAAGCCTGGTTGAACGCTTTAATCAGTTGGCGGAAGTCGTTGACGAAATCAGCGGAGAACGCATCGCCGATGGTTATCGAGCTTAG
- a CDS encoding polyketide synthase yields the protein MNQEIHAAPLALVGIGCALPGIDRIDLSNGAAWSALFDAPPPMPWSDAAAPIRGRQIDDAAFDFKKFAIPPLFRLAVSRETRLALQAASAAMQHLTLSDALRDRCDQFCATHLGSDAAYRNATKIGALRRLAERLDAQGLSPAAVMRRIDDYKQPLAQAFGSSSHDRVGEMASSIPARIAHFARTRGKCQTLDGADLGGLRLLQLAQDCFRHADSRMAVLTAVQCFHHQPQADMLLAQGVSSSACWLEGAISLVVCPLDVAQEQGWPAIAQLSTLIAERQDAAPSAGYFAGANQVFCHLLDMLLQRQQACAGHSFTGYRWRIDAASPPSLKPTASPRISIIDYQPITAQGLDKARFWQALRNGEDALRDHSPEQLHPGAFVRPTPQKLSAYTAHAMCFPTHDPVRLELTRPMMPAKKQRLDVTQLHALNGCAAWPDSLRRFERIAIIVASNLSLSADRQQAMRALWPALPPAGVSLSPPPQPAINRWSWHGACGLGTAQLLAQQLGVEADCYAVEAACASSLAALHNAVRALQAGRYDAVLVGGIETATLERDMVLCSAQMMLSASRMRPFARQADGFTPGDGGGFFILTGQATSRAIATIEAISGSCDSYSMTAPDPEGQALAIEKTQSLSAVEARQIQYLEAHGTGTELGDRAEVASLHQGYRRAARAPLYIGSVKYNFGHCFAGAGALSLCKVLSAFEHGQIPPTPVATLNAELPLAAIPAEIPQIALDWPHGEDGRRAAINGFGTGGINYHLLIHQPV from the coding sequence ATGAACCAGGAAATTCATGCCGCGCCGCTGGCGCTGGTCGGCATCGGCTGCGCACTGCCCGGCATCGATCGTATCGATCTGTCCAACGGCGCCGCCTGGTCGGCGCTGTTCGACGCCCCGCCGCCGATGCCGTGGAGCGATGCGGCCGCGCCGATCCGCGGCCGCCAGATCGACGACGCCGCGTTTGATTTCAAAAAATTCGCCATCCCGCCGCTGTTTCGACTGGCGGTCAGCCGCGAGACCCGCCTGGCGCTGCAGGCCGCCTCCGCCGCCATGCAGCATCTGACGTTATCCGACGCGTTGCGCGACCGCTGCGATCAATTTTGCGCCACCCATTTGGGCAGTGATGCCGCCTATCGCAACGCCACCAAAATCGGCGCGCTGCGCAGGCTGGCCGAACGGCTTGACGCTCAGGGGCTCTCACCGGCGGCGGTCATGCGCCGGATTGACGATTACAAACAGCCGCTGGCCCAGGCGTTCGGCAGTTCATCCCACGATCGCGTGGGGGAAATGGCCTCCAGCATTCCCGCGCGCATCGCCCATTTCGCCCGCACGCGCGGTAAATGCCAAACCCTCGACGGCGCCGATCTGGGCGGCCTGCGCTTGCTGCAGCTGGCACAAGACTGTTTTCGCCATGCCGACAGCCGCATGGCGGTGCTGACCGCCGTACAATGCTTCCACCATCAACCTCAGGCGGACATGCTGTTGGCGCAGGGCGTTTCCTCTTCGGCCTGTTGGCTGGAGGGCGCGATCAGCCTGGTCGTTTGCCCGCTGGACGTCGCTCAGGAACAGGGATGGCCAGCGATCGCGCAATTGTCGACCCTGATCGCCGAACGGCAGGATGCCGCGCCGAGCGCCGGCTATTTTGCCGGCGCCAATCAGGTTTTCTGCCATCTCCTCGACATGCTGTTGCAACGGCAACAGGCGTGCGCCGGCCACTCGTTCACCGGCTACCGCTGGCGGATCGACGCGGCGTCTCCCCCCTCATTAAAACCGACGGCTTCGCCACGCATCAGCATCATCGACTATCAGCCCATCACCGCGCAGGGGCTGGATAAAGCGCGTTTCTGGCAGGCCTTGCGCAACGGGGAGGACGCCCTGCGCGATCACAGCCCCGAGCAGCTGCACCCCGGCGCCTTCGTGCGCCCCACGCCGCAAAAGCTCAGCGCCTACACCGCTCACGCCATGTGCTTCCCAACGCACGATCCGGTGCGGCTTGAGCTGACGCGGCCTATGATGCCGGCCAAAAAACAGCGCCTCGACGTCACACAACTGCACGCCCTCAACGGCTGCGCGGCGTGGCCCGACAGCCTGCGACGCTTTGAACGCATCGCCATTATCGTCGCCAGCAACCTGTCTTTGAGCGCCGATCGACAACAGGCCATGCGCGCCCTGTGGCCGGCGTTGCCTCCCGCCGGCGTCTCCCTTTCGCCACCGCCCCAACCCGCGATCAACCGCTGGAGCTGGCATGGCGCCTGCGGCCTCGGCACCGCGCAGCTGTTGGCGCAACAGCTCGGCGTCGAGGCGGACTGCTACGCGGTCGAGGCGGCCTGCGCCAGTTCGCTGGCCGCCTTGCACAATGCGGTCAGGGCATTACAGGCCGGCCGCTACGATGCGGTGCTCGTCGGCGGCATAGAAACGGCGACGCTCGAACGCGATATGGTGCTGTGCAGCGCGCAGATGATGCTTTCCGCTTCGCGTATGCGACCTTTCGCCCGACAAGCCGACGGTTTTACTCCCGGCGACGGTGGCGGCTTCTTCATTCTGACCGGCCAGGCGACATCGCGGGCCATCGCCACCATCGAAGCGATATCGGGATCTTGCGACAGCTATTCCATGACCGCGCCCGATCCCGAGGGCCAGGCGTTGGCAATCGAAAAAACCCAGAGCCTGAGCGCCGTCGAAGCGCGCCAGATACAGTATCTCGAAGCGCACGGCACCGGCACCGAACTGGGCGATCGGGCAGAAGTCGCGTCATTGCATCAGGGGTATCGCCGCGCCGCGCGCGCCCCTTTGTACATCGGCTCGGTGAAGTACAACTTCGGCCACTGTTTCGCCGGCGCCGGCGCGCTCAGCCTGTGCAAAGTGCTGAGCGCTTTCGAACACGGTCAAATCCCGCCCACGCCGGTGGCGACATTGAACGCCGAACTGCCGCTGGCGGCGATCCCGGCCGAAATCCCGCAAATCGCGCTCGACTGGCCACACGGTGAAGACGGACGTCGGGCGGCGATCAACGGCTTTGGCACCGGTGGCATCAATTACCATTTGCTTATCCATCAACCCGTTTAA
- a CDS encoding D-alanine--poly(phosphoribitol) ligase, with protein MATFISSILEALFRHARQAPESTALLCGDRRWSYRRLADRACMMAAALRHAGLKQQAVLLNLQKGPDAVAAMYACWLSGNHYVPIDFSQPTARIERIIAAASPALIVDEGWLNALDDRTDLDGAWPEAIAALGSPLAAILYTSGSTGTPKGVQITHDMLTFFIGWAVSDTQLTARDVLANHASFAFDLSTFDLFAGVCAGAATWIVREDEQKDCQALVRGLQTHGVTLWYSVPSILAMLEKSALLAPSTVKTLRQVTFAGEPYPAAALRRLVAHLPARCRVSNWYGPTETNVCTAYALDRMQLATLEQIPIGHPLPGLTAQLVDEQGRLQPIDGTPGRRGELLIGGPCVTPGYSNVTSSRQAQWHPRQCHATGDWVETTANGLVYRGRLDDMVKINGYRVELGEIESILHHHPSVCQAALYVELGELKQKLIAVITLHPGALRPNLLELKQFLQPRLPAYMLPSQLVVADSLPTNANGKVDRGRLSEVNAR; from the coding sequence ATGGCAACCTTCATTTCATCGATACTGGAGGCCCTGTTCCGGCACGCCCGCCAAGCGCCGGAAAGCACCGCACTGCTGTGCGGCGATCGGCGCTGGAGCTATCGTCGCCTGGCCGATCGCGCCTGCATGATGGCGGCGGCGCTGCGACATGCCGGGTTGAAGCAGCAGGCCGTGCTGCTCAACCTGCAGAAAGGGCCCGACGCCGTCGCCGCCATGTACGCATGTTGGCTGAGCGGCAACCACTATGTCCCTATCGATTTCAGCCAACCGACGGCGCGCATCGAACGCATTATCGCCGCCGCCTCACCCGCGCTGATCGTCGATGAGGGCTGGTTGAACGCGCTCGATGACCGCACCGATCTCGATGGCGCCTGGCCGGAAGCGATCGCCGCGCTCGGCTCTCCCCTCGCCGCCATTCTCTATACTTCAGGCTCCACAGGCACCCCGAAAGGGGTGCAAATCACCCATGACATGCTGACGTTTTTCATCGGCTGGGCCGTCAGCGATACACAACTGACGGCGCGCGACGTGCTGGCCAACCATGCCAGTTTCGCCTTTGATCTGAGCACCTTCGATCTGTTCGCTGGCGTTTGTGCCGGCGCCGCGACCTGGATCGTGCGCGAAGATGAACAGAAAGATTGCCAGGCTCTCGTTCGCGGATTGCAAACGCACGGCGTCACCCTGTGGTATAGCGTGCCTTCGATTTTAGCCATGCTGGAAAAGAGCGCGTTGCTGGCGCCGTCGACGGTGAAAACGCTGCGCCAGGTCACGTTCGCCGGAGAGCCTTATCCGGCCGCCGCGCTGAGGCGCCTGGTTGCGCATCTGCCGGCCCGCTGCCGCGTCAGCAACTGGTATGGCCCGACGGAAACCAATGTCTGCACCGCCTACGCGCTGGATCGAATGCAGTTGGCGACGCTGGAGCAGATCCCCATCGGCCATCCGCTGCCCGGCTTGACGGCGCAGTTGGTCGATGAGCAGGGGCGTCTGCAGCCGATTGACGGCACGCCGGGCCGACGCGGAGAATTGCTGATCGGCGGGCCGTGCGTTACCCCCGGCTACAGCAACGTCACCTCATCGCGGCAAGCGCAATGGCATCCGCGCCAATGCCACGCGACCGGCGACTGGGTGGAGACGACGGCGAATGGGCTGGTCTACCGCGGCCGGCTGGACGACATGGTGAAAATCAACGGCTACCGGGTGGAATTGGGGGAGATAGAATCGATCCTTCATCACCATCCCTCGGTCTGCCAGGCCGCACTGTATGTCGAGCTTGGCGAGCTGAAGCAAAAACTGATCGCCGTGATCACCCTCCATCCCGGCGCGCTCCGCCCCAACCTGCTGGAGCTCAAGCAGTTCCTGCAGCCCAGGCTGCCCGCCTATATGCTCCCCAGCCAACTGGTGGTCGCCGACAGCCTGCCCACCAACGCGAACGGCAAGGTGGACAGAGGACGTTTGTCCGAGGTGAATGCGCGATGA